Genomic segment of Pseudobacteroides sp.:
TTTTCCCGTCATAATTGCTGCATATATATCAGCTATTTCCTATTACTTTGCTCTGTATCAGGCATTCAGGCTATTATGCTACATTGACAAGAACAAGGCTTTCTCAGAATTATCTGTAAATGCACTAAAGAATATAAAGTACTGTGCAATCATAATCAGTATTTTATTTGCAGTAATCGCACCACTCGTATTTCCCGTAGCGGACGCAGATGACGCTCCCGGTCTTGTGGCATTTCCATTGCTCATTGTTTTTGCTTCTTCTGTGATTGCAGTCTTTGCAGGGGTGCTTCAGAAGCTTTTAAAAGAAGCCATAGATATAAAATCTGAGAATGATTTAACTGTATGAGGTGATAATATGGCAATTATAATTAATATTGATGTTATGCTTGCAAAAAGGAAAATGAGCGTCACAGAGCTATCTGAAAGAGTTGGAATAACAATGGCTAATCTCTCTATATTAAAAAACGGAAAGGCAAAAGCAATCAGATTGTTAACTTTGGAGCAGATTTGCAAGGCTTTGGAATGCCAGCCTGGAGATATTTTAGAGTACAAGAGTGACGAAGAGTAATTAAAAAAGCCGTAAAAACAAATAGTTTTAATTTCTTAGGATATCTCACCAATAAATTGTAAATGATATACTTGTAAAGGAAGAACCTAATTAGTTTTATATAAAACGAAGTATGTGTAACCCTAAATTTGCTATAATAAATAATATCTCCTTTGGTCAAAATAGGTTATGTAAACAAAAATACCAAGGAGATATTTTAATGTATCAAATTATTACAAATGCTGTTACTAGAGCAATAGTTGCCTACCTTCTTCTTTTAGTCGTTGCAAGGCTTATGGGGAGAAAAGGACTTTCTCAAATGACATTCTTCGACTTTGCTGTAATAATAACTTTAGGGTCAGTAACTGCCAATCTGGCAATGGGGCCGAATAATACTACTGCTAATGCTGCAGCTGTCCTACTAACACTCGGTGCTCTTGCGATTATAACCGGCTACCTGCATATAAAAAGTGTTTGGGTCAGGAAACTCACCAACAGTGAGCCTGTTACAGCTATTGAAAACGGGAGGATTATTGATAAGAATTTAAAAAAGGTACGCTTCACCATGAATGAGCTGACTACCCTTTTAAGAGAAAAGAATATATTTAATTATGCAGATGTTGAGTTTGCTATTATCGAAAATGATGGTCAGTTATCCGTCCTTCCTAAATCACAGAAGGCACCACTAACACCATCTGATATGAAAATTCCAACAAGTTATAAAGGCTTGACAAAAGATTTGATTATGGATGGAAAGGTATTAGCAGAAAATTTAAAATCAGTGAATCTGGATGAAAGTTGGCTAAATACTCAGCTATCAAGCCAAGGTGTTTCGAAAGTAGAACAAGTTTTTTATGCAGGGCTTGATTCTGAAGGAAGCCTTTATATATCCGCTAAACAGCCGGATGCTGAGGAAAAGCATGGACAATACGGAATAGAATAGGGAGGCCAAACACTTGAGGAACAGAACAATAACTTATGGACTTCTTGGTATTATTCTCCTAATTTTCACCATATATTTTGCTGCTCAAAGCATAGCTTTTCCTTCAGGTGAGCCAATTGTCAGCCAACTGAATAATATAATAGAATATGCACAACATGATAAATGGGAAGAGGCTGAACAATCTGTCACTAAACTACTTGAATCTTGGAAAAAATGCAAATATCTCCTTGCAATCAATTATGCGGAAGCTGATTATTCCCTTTTTTTGGACAATATATCTAGAATTAAGGGTGGAGTCAAAACTAAAGATGTAACGGAAACTGTCAATCAGTCATTATCAACTTTGAAACTATGGGAAAATTTTAGGAAGTTTATACCAGATCCATAAGGAGGGCTATATATGGAAGCGCTAATATATATTTTCCGTTGTGTTCTTGTTCTATTGTTCTCATGGTTTTGCGTAAGATTAATCGGAAAGAGGTCTATTTCACAATTAACCTCTTATGACTTCACAGCTTTAATGATTTTGGCAAATGTTGCAGCAGAGCCTTTAGTGTTCAAGGTAAGTTCAAAAGCATTTTTGGGCTCAGTAACAATAGCTGCTGTAGCTGTCATCATAGGTCGGATATCTTTGAATAAGAAATTCTATAACTTTGATGCAAAACCGGATATCATTATTGTAAACGGAAAAATAGACAAAAATGCTTTAAAACGTAATAGAATGAATTTACCATTCTTAATTTCCTTATTAAGACTGCAAGGATACACAAAGGTATCTGATGTAGAATTTGCAATAATAGAGCCTGATGGTAATCTTTCAGTAATCCCGACATCCCAAAGCCGTCCGGTCACACCAAATGACTTAAAGATAGACACTCCATATGAAGGAATTACATTGCCACTAATCATCGACGGTGAAATTCAATACAATAACCTCAAATTTGCTAAGTTAGATAAGGCATGGCTAAACCAGGAAATAAAGAAATACGGTGCTTCAAAAGCTGAAGATATATTTTTAGCAGAATTGGATACTAGCGGGAAACTGAATATTGATTTGTATAAAGAATCCCCTGATCATAAGCCTGGGATTATTTAATGCATTCAAATTATGGAAAATTCAACTTTATCCCAGTTTGACTAAAAATTTATTGACAAGTTATAATAAAAAACGCAAATAATAAATCTGAAAATACATTTAG
This window contains:
- a CDS encoding DUF2975 domain-containing protein, with product MKRVETLFLKIAVILIGIPVLALCIFWLPGFIDYLPFPVIIAAYISAISYYFALYQAFRLLCYIDKNKAFSELSVNALKNIKYCAIIISILFAVIAPLVFPVADADDAPGLVAFPLLIVFASSVIAVFAGVLQKLLKEAIDIKSENDLTV
- a CDS encoding helix-turn-helix transcriptional regulator, producing the protein MAIIINIDVMLAKRKMSVTELSERVGITMANLSILKNGKAKAIRLLTLEQICKALECQPGDILEYKSDEE
- a CDS encoding DUF4363 family protein, with the protein product MRNRTITYGLLGIILLIFTIYFAAQSIAFPSGEPIVSQLNNIIEYAQHDKWEEAEQSVTKLLESWKKCKYLLAINYAEADYSLFLDNISRIKGGVKTKDVTETVNQSLSTLKLWENFRKFIPDP
- a CDS encoding DUF421 domain-containing protein, which translates into the protein MYQIITNAVTRAIVAYLLLLVVARLMGRKGLSQMTFFDFAVIITLGSVTANLAMGPNNTTANAAAVLLTLGALAIITGYLHIKSVWVRKLTNSEPVTAIENGRIIDKNLKKVRFTMNELTTLLREKNIFNYADVEFAIIENDGQLSVLPKSQKAPLTPSDMKIPTSYKGLTKDLIMDGKVLAENLKSVNLDESWLNTQLSSQGVSKVEQVFYAGLDSEGSLYISAKQPDAEEKHGQYGIE
- a CDS encoding DUF421 domain-containing protein, whose protein sequence is MEALIYIFRCVLVLLFSWFCVRLIGKRSISQLTSYDFTALMILANVAAEPLVFKVSSKAFLGSVTIAAVAVIIGRISLNKKFYNFDAKPDIIIVNGKIDKNALKRNRMNLPFLISLLRLQGYTKVSDVEFAIIEPDGNLSVIPTSQSRPVTPNDLKIDTPYEGITLPLIIDGEIQYNNLKFAKLDKAWLNQEIKKYGASKAEDIFLAELDTSGKLNIDLYKESPDHKPGII